From Acidobacteriota bacterium, a single genomic window includes:
- the tnpA gene encoding IS200/IS605 family transposase, whose translation MANTYSSLFYHAVFSTKLRQGWIAPSIEDRVWRNIGGIARGIDCTAVAVGGIEDHLHALLMVPPKYAPSEVVMKLNANSSRFIHEEFGNLGSFGWQDGFGIFSVSKSAVPEVIEYIRNQRIHHAKMSFEEEYRELLRLHDVDPRDGLYIFG comes from the coding sequence ATGGCAAATACTTACTCATCTCTTTTCTATCACGCCGTTTTCAGTACGAAACTCAGGCAAGGCTGGATCGCCCCGTCGATCGAAGATCGGGTCTGGCGAAACATCGGCGGAATCGCCCGGGGAATCGATTGCACGGCGGTTGCGGTCGGCGGGATCGAAGATCACCTTCACGCCCTTTTGATGGTTCCGCCAAAATACGCGCCGAGCGAAGTCGTTATGAAACTCAATGCCAACTCTTCCCGGTTCATTCACGAAGAGTTCGGGAATCTCGGATCGTTCGGATGGCAGGACGGTTTCGGGATTTTCTCGGTGAGCAAATCCGCAGTTCCGGAGGTTATCGAATACATTCGGAACCAGAGAATTCATCACGCGAAAATGAGCTTTGAAGAAGAGTATCGCGAGTTGTTGAGGCTTCACGATGTCGATCCCCGCGACGGTCTTTACATTTTCGGGTAG
- a CDS encoding RHS repeat-associated core domain-containing protein: MTAKYGVSDNLRQKFTGYQKDDETGLDFAEARMYENRHGRFTAVDPLLASGKNANPQTFNRYTYVLNSPLVNTDPTGLQTNQEPENETETIDGGTSRACEFFGFACRAMRWVSNTISWNGETARTGSWELATLAVRYRSYTSGGDDSWETDSTPTPIRFGFQQVVNSTTEAQFDALNRTMEDVDAKIQWVPVLSSIYNAQKSGLLAEQGRGSYGRFAVDTVLLGVDVVTAPTGSKGQSAKSIALGLETLGERFVVKELAESTSASVAKNWASNGITRRTVTNNFGRAFNQAASRSDQIYFALDGLIDDIPGALDKGRRFGFDVRRRNVTNAELYTIANNPSLLQKTTFFVNNRRVASPF; the protein is encoded by the coding sequence ATCACCGCGAAATACGGAGTCTCCGACAACCTCCGCCAGAAATTCACCGGCTATCAAAAAGACGACGAAACCGGCCTCGACTTCGCCGAAGCCCGGATGTACGAAAACCGCCACGGACGCTTCACCGCCGTCGATCCGCTCCTAGCTAGCGGCAAGAACGCGAATCCGCAGACCTTCAACCGCTACACCTACGTCCTGAACAGTCCGCTCGTCAACACCGATCCGACGGGTTTGCAGACTAATCAAGAACCAGAAAATGAGACCGAGACAATCGACGGAGGTACCTCTCGGGCCTGCGAGTTCTTTGGTTTTGCTTGCCGTGCGATGAGGTGGGTGAGTAACACAATTTCTTGGAACGGTGAAACGGCAAGAACTGGCTCATGGGAATTGGCAACGTTGGCGGTAAGGTATCGTTCATATACATCGGGAGGTGACGATTCTTGGGAAACCGATTCCACCCCGACACCCATTCGATTTGGATTCCAACAAGTTGTGAACAGCACAACGGAAGCGCAATTCGATGCGCTTAATCGGACGATGGAAGACGTAGACGCTAAAATACAATGGGTTCCAGTTCTAAGTAGTATCTATAATGCTCAAAAGTCCGGGCTTTTGGCAGAACAAGGGCGGGGGAGTTACGGCAGATTCGCCGTTGACACCGTTCTTCTTGGCGTAGACGTAGTGACAGCACCGACGGGGAGCAAGGGACAATCGGCCAAAAGTATTGCCTTGGGTCTGGAGACCCTTGGGGAACGCTTTGTTGTTAAGGAACTTGCGGAATCGACTTCAGCTAGCGTTGCAAAAAACTGGGCTAGTAACGGAATTACCCGGCGGACGGTAACAAACAACTTTGGTCGCGCATTTAACCAGGCTGCGTCTCGGTCTGATCAAATATATTTTGCGCTAGACGGCCTAATTGATGATATTCCCGGAGCCCTGGACAAAGGGAGGAGATTCGGCTTCGATGTGCGGCGCCGTAATGTCACAAATGCCGAGCTCTATACAATCGCGAACAATCCAAGCCTGTTGCAAAAAACAACTTTCTTCGTCAATAATCGTCGGGTCGCTTCGCCTTTTTGA